The DNA segment CGTAATAGTTGCCGTACACTTCCGCCCACTCGAGCAGTTCGTCATTGCGAATCATCTCCTCGAACTGTTCCCGCGTCTTGAAAAAATAGTTGACGCCTTCCTGCTCGCCCTCGCGCGGCTGGCGCGTCGTGCAGGAGATCGAGTACCCCAAGTCCGGCATCGTCGGCAACATCGCCTTGCAGACAGTCCCTTTTCCGGCACCGGACGGACCGGACAAGACGACCAGCAGCCCTTTCTTTACCATTCAAATACCCCTATTCTTCGTCGTCTTGCGGATTGTCTTTCGCCACCAGACGGTGGGCGACCGTCTCCGGTTGAACGGCAGATAAAATAATGTGATCGCTGTCCGTGATAATCACCGCCCGCGTGCGCCGTCCGTATGTTGCGTCGATCAGCATGCCCCTGTCGCGCGCCTCCTGAATGATTCGCTTGATCGGGGCGGATTCCGGCGAAACGATCGAGATGATCCGGTTCGCCGAGACGATATTGCCAAATCCGATGTTGATCAGTTTGATGCTCACAAGGATTCCTCCTACATTCGAATCTCTATTCCACGTTTTGCACCTGTTCCCGGATCTGTTCCAAAACGCTTTTCGCTTCCACCACATGCCGGGAGATGGCGAGATCGTTCGCTTTCGAACCGATCGTATTGACTTCCCGGTTCATTTCCTGCAGCAAAAAATCAAGCTTTCTGCCAAGCGGCTCCGCCAGCCGCAACGCGCTTCGAAACTGCTGGATGTGACTGCGCAGCCGGACCAGTTCTTCCTCGATGTTCGCCCGTTCGGCAAACAGCGCAATTTCTGTCAGCAGCCGGGATTCGTCCGGCTCCGCCATGCCGGCCAGCCATTCTTGCACCCGCTTGTGCACCCGTTCCCGGTACTCTTCCACCACCAGCGGACTCCGTTCCGCAATTCGCTCAACCAGCTCGGCCAAGCGGTCCAGCCGTTCCACAAAATCGGCCGCCAGCCGCTCCCCCTCACGGCTCCGCATCTGCCACAGCTTTTCGGCAGCTTCCGCCACGGCCTGCGACAGCACCCGTGCAACCTGTTCGGGATCGGCCTCCGCCTCTTTCACCTGCATGACACCTTCGAACTGAAGCAATTGCGCAACCGACAGGTCGGACCGCACGCCCAGTTCGTCCGCCAGGTGGTCGCCGGCCCGTTTGATCTCGCGGGCCAATGGCCGATTGATTTCGATCTCCGGTTCGCCGCCGGACAACCGCTCAAACGTTATGTACACCTCAACCCGCCCACGCCTGATTTTTTTCAGAATCAGCCGTTTGATCGAATCTTCATGGGCGAGCAGATCGCGGGGCATGCGCAGGTTAATTTCGGCGTATCGGTGGTTGACCGCTTTCAGTTCGGCCACAGCGCGATAGCCTTCCTGAACAGCTTCTCCACGACCATAACCGGTCATGCTTCGAATCAATGGAACCCCCTTCTTTCCGTGCTTCTTATTTTACTGCAAATCGCTGCCGTCAGACAAGTTTTTCGCATGTTTTCTTATAATTTCTCAATTTTGCATCTGCACGAACCGCTTACCGGTCCCGCCGGGTCGTTATACAATGGTTTCGAGCTTGTTGGAGGAGGCTTCTCAACGATGAAAATAACCGTAACCAAAACGGCCGTCGACTGGTTCAAGCGGGAAATGGACGCAAAACCGGGGGAGGCGATCCGGTTTTTCGCCCGTCTTGGCGGCTGCAGCACCGTGCAGAGCGGGTTTTCGCTGGGCATGGCAAAGGAGTCGCCGCGAACGGCCGGGATCAGCACAACGGAAGATGGCATCACGTTTTTTATGGAAGAGGAAGATGTTTGGTATCTGAACGGCGGGAACCTGATTGTCGATTACGATCAAGAGACGGACGAATTGAAATTTGTCAGCACATGAACCTGTTAAAAACACAGACTATCTCAAGAGAGTTTGTTCGCAAAAAAGAAGGGCTGTTTCTCAATCGATAGAGTTTTGAGAACAGCCCTGCTTCTACGTCGTTTCTTTCGGCAAACTAGTCTTTTTTCTCCAAAGAAGAGAAAACCCGCCGCCAAAGTATCCGGTGAGGCGGGTGATGAGCTTCTACCTGCTTGCAATCGGCCATCGCGCCGACTCAGCGGTTGTACGCGACGCGCGAACGCCTCGCCATCCGGTTCGTCGCGCGGCGGGCAGCCAACGAGAAGGTCGGAATGGCGGCCGCCGCCATGACGGCAATCCAATCCCACACGTTCAGCGGAACCGTTTTGAAAATCGGCTGCATCGGTTCAACGTAGATGACGGAAATCAACAGCAGCGCCGAGATGGCGACCGCCACAATCAGCCACGGATTCTCCAGAATGTTGCGGGAGAAAATGCCTCCCTCCACGCTGCGGCAGTCAAACACCTGGATCAGCTGCGCCATCACCAATGTGGCGAACGCCATCGTCTGCGCTTTCACCAGGTGGTTTGGTTCGGCCGAATAGGTCAACCAGAACACAGCCAGCGTGACAAACCCGATCAGAATGCCTCTGGTCAGAATCTTTTGCCCCACCCCTCGCGCAAAAATGCTCTCCTTCGGGTTGCGCGGCCGCTTCTGCATGATGTTTTTTTCCGCCGGATCGACGCCCAATGCGATCGCCGGCAAGCCGTCCGTCACCAGGTTCACCCAGAGGATCTGGATCGGCAGCAAGGGCAGCGGCAGACCAGCCAGCATCGCCAGAAACATCACCAGAATCTCACCGACGTTAGAAGCGAGCAAATAGCGGACAAACTTGCGGATGTTGTCGTAGATCCCCCGGCCTTCTTCAATCGCCGCGACGATCGTGGCAAAATTGTCGTCCGCCAGCACGAGAGCGGACGCCTCTTTCGCCACATCGGTGCCGGTGCGGCCCATCGCAATGCCGATATCGGCCGCCTTAATCGCCGGCGCATCGTTGACGCCGTCCCCCGTCATCGCCACGACATGCCCGTTTTTTTGCAGCGCCTTGACGATCCGCAGCTTGTGCTCGGGCGAGACGCGGGCGTAGACATAAATGTCTTCCACCTTTTTTTGCAATTCCTTGTCTGACATCGCTTCCAACTTGGCTCCGTTGACAACCAGACCGCCAGGCGGCAGTATCCCGATCTGCCGCGCGATCGCCTCGGCCGTTACCTGATGGTCGCCGGTGATCATCACCGTCTTGATCCCCGCCCGCTTGCATTTGGCGATCGCCTGGTACACTTCCGGCCGCGGCGGATCGATCATGCCGACCAGCCCCATGAAAATCAGGCCGCGTTCCGGATCGGCCGCTTTCAGCTCTGCCGGGTCCTTGACCGGGCGATAGGCGATAGCCAGGTTGCGCAGCGCGCCGACCGCCATCGTTTCGTTCGCCTGCATCACCGCTTTGCGCAGGGAAGCGCTCATCGGGACCACTTTTCCATCAATCAGTATGTGCGTGCAGCGGTCGAGCAGTATGTCCGGCGCTCCTTTGACCAGCAAGCGGACTTGCCCGGCCTGATTTTTCGTGATCACCGACATCATCTTGCGGGTCGAGTCAAACGGCAGCTCATCCAAACGCTGTTCCGCCTCCGCCAACTGCTGCGGCGTGATTCCCGCTTTGGCAGCCAGCACCAGCAATGCTCCTTCCGTCGGATCGCCGTAGACGGTCCATCGCCCGCCGCTTTTCCCCGCCTTCTCCTGTATAAGCTCCGCGTTGTTGCACAATGCGCCGATTTCCAGCAGGCGGCGCAGGTCGTCCCGTTTGCGGGGATCCACTTTTTTTCCCGCCAGCTGAAATTCGCCTTCCGGCTCAAATCCGCTGCCCGTCACGTCGTAAAACCGGCCGCTCACCCACACCTGTTGAACGGTCATCATGTTCTGTGTCAATGTACCCGTCTTGTCGGAGCAGATAACGGACGCACAGCCGAGCGTCTCGACGGACGGAAGTTTGCGCACGATCGCCCGCCGTTTGATCATCCGCTGCACGCCAAGCGCCAGCGCAATCGTCACGATCGCCGGCAGCCCTTCCGGAATCGCCGCCACCGCCAAAGACACACCAGCGAGGAACATCTCATAAATCCCGTGTCCGTGCAAAATTCCCGTAATCACCACAACGGCTGTAATCGCCAGCGCCACATAGACGAGCACCTTGCCCAGCTGTTCGAGCCTGCGCTGCAGCGGCGTATCCATATCTTCCGCCGTCTGGATCAGGTCGGCAATCAGCCCCATCTCGGTGTCCATCCCCGTGGCAACCACCACGCCAACGCCCTTGCCCCGCGTCACCATCGTGCCCATGTAGGCCATATTCCGGCGATCGCCGACACCGGCGAGCGGATCTTCGATCGGGTCGACCGATTTGGTGACCGGAAGCGATTCCCCGGTCAGGGACGATTCTTCGATTTCCAGTGACTGGCAGCGAATCAGTCGCAGGTCGGCCGGCACCCGGTCACCGCTTTCCAGCAATACAATATCGCCCGGCACCAGTTCGGCTGCCGGTACCGTCACTTTTTTCCCGTCGCGAATCGTGTGGGCGGTCGGGGCGGCCAGCTGCTTCAGCGAAGCGAGTGAGCGTTCGGCGCGCACTTCCTGCAAAAATCCGAGAATCCCGTTCACGATAATGATCGCTATAATCGTAATCGCATCCGTATACTCGCCAAGCAGTCCGGAAATCAGCGTGGCTGCCAGCAACACGAGGACCATAAAATCCCGAAACTGGTTCAAAAAAAGCGACAAGAGCGAGACATGTTCCCCTTCGGACAAACGGTTTTCACCATACCGCAGCCGTCGTTCTTCCACCTCTTTTGAAGTCAGGCCGTTCACGGTTGTCTCTGTCAGTTGCAGGCATTCCGCAACACCCAGAGAATGCCAGTTGGTCTTCTGCACCGAGTGCCACCCCTTTGTCGTATCGTTTGTCCCTAGTCATGTCTATGCTTGACCAAGCGTGAAAATAACCTGTCCGCAATGGGGTGGCATACAGTCCGGCGATGAACATCACCACTGGCAGCAGTTTGCTCTGCCCGACCCGGTCGCCAAGGCGGCCGAGATAAGGGGAACCGATGATATTGGCGATGCCTGTGATCGATGCGGCAAGTCCCGACAGAAGGCGATGTTCGATACGTTGCCGACAAGCGACTTGACAAAGATCGTCATCATCGAGTTGGTGCTCAGAATGTTTCGGATCGTGGATCCCAAGTTCCCCGAGAAACAGAGCCAAAAACGGCAGCACTATGCTCATCGAACCAAACAAACTTTTTTCAACATTCAATTCTAGTCCTGCAGGCGCCTGTCTGACAAAGACAACGGCCGTTTGACGAACACCGCCGCTGCCCGTATACTTGGAGTGACTTGAGGAGGTGAGAGGAATGGCGTTTGATGGAATTGTGCTGCGCGCCGTCGCGCATGAACTGCAGCAAACGATCGCCGGCGGCCGCGTGGACAAAATCTATCAGCCGTTGGCTCGCGACCTTCTGCTGATCGTCCGGAACCAGGGGCGC comes from the Effusibacillus pohliae DSM 22757 genome and includes:
- a CDS encoding YicC/YloC family endoribonuclease, yielding MIRSMTGYGRGEAVQEGYRAVAELKAVNHRYAEINLRMPRDLLAHEDSIKRLILKKIRRGRVEVYITFERLSGGEPEIEINRPLAREIKRAGDHLADELGVRSDLSVAQLLQFEGVMQVKEAEADPEQVARVLSQAVAEAAEKLWQMRSREGERLAADFVERLDRLAELVERIAERSPLVVEEYRERVHKRVQEWLAGMAEPDESRLLTEIALFAERANIEEELVRLRSHIQQFRSALRLAEPLGRKLDFLLQEMNREVNTIGSKANDLAISRHVVEAKSVLEQIREQVQNVE
- a CDS encoding calcium-transporting P-type ATPase, PMR1-type, producing MQKTNWHSLGVAECLQLTETTVNGLTSKEVEERRLRYGENRLSEGEHVSLLSLFLNQFRDFMVLVLLAATLISGLLGEYTDAITIIAIIIVNGILGFLQEVRAERSLASLKQLAAPTAHTIRDGKKVTVPAAELVPGDIVLLESGDRVPADLRLIRCQSLEIEESSLTGESLPVTKSVDPIEDPLAGVGDRRNMAYMGTMVTRGKGVGVVVATGMDTEMGLIADLIQTAEDMDTPLQRRLEQLGKVLVYVALAITAVVVITGILHGHGIYEMFLAGVSLAVAAIPEGLPAIVTIALALGVQRMIKRRAIVRKLPSVETLGCASVICSDKTGTLTQNMMTVQQVWVSGRFYDVTGSGFEPEGEFQLAGKKVDPRKRDDLRRLLEIGALCNNAELIQEKAGKSGGRWTVYGDPTEGALLVLAAKAGITPQQLAEAEQRLDELPFDSTRKMMSVITKNQAGQVRLLVKGAPDILLDRCTHILIDGKVVPMSASLRKAVMQANETMAVGALRNLAIAYRPVKDPAELKAADPERGLIFMGLVGMIDPPRPEVYQAIAKCKRAGIKTVMITGDHQVTAEAIARQIGILPPGGLVVNGAKLEAMSDKELQKKVEDIYVYARVSPEHKLRIVKALQKNGHVVAMTGDGVNDAPAIKAADIGIAMGRTGTDVAKEASALVLADDNFATIVAAIEEGRGIYDNIRKFVRYLLASNVGEILVMFLAMLAGLPLPLLPIQILWVNLVTDGLPAIALGVDPAEKNIMQKRPRNPKESIFARGVGQKILTRGILIGFVTLAVFWLTYSAEPNHLVKAQTMAFATLVMAQLIQVFDCRSVEGGIFSRNILENPWLIVAVAISALLLISVIYVEPMQPIFKTVPLNVWDWIAVMAAAAIPTFSLAARRATNRMARRSRVAYNR
- the remA gene encoding extracellular matrix/biofilm regulator RemA, which produces MSIKLINIGFGNIVSANRIISIVSPESAPIKRIIQEARDRGMLIDATYGRRTRAVIITDSDHIILSAVQPETVAHRLVAKDNPQDDEE
- a CDS encoding HesB/YadR/YfhF family protein, whose product is MKITVTKTAVDWFKREMDAKPGEAIRFFARLGGCSTVQSGFSLGMAKESPRTAGISTTEDGITFFMEEEDVWYLNGGNLIVDYDQETDELKFVST